Proteins from a single region of Argopecten irradians isolate NY chromosome 7, Ai_NY, whole genome shotgun sequence:
- the LOC138328525 gene encoding tetratricopeptide repeat protein 29-like, with protein sequence MAATLPPINGSAGSRKGQNVQHQHFVPAPPKGPPSGKKLKPLRKVPGSPTDRDLFVKHDILRQQQPDLSKRQTASYRNSYKHNLCLDMLQEGYHKSFSELFALIKKQEEERLERGPESIMWSMAMLKDQHSKLDMLKTHLTKAEDAHRKGDFAEVYRNRYELARYFQSMRDDKWLADHFFTTCLQTSMEVKGDSGKMQAQGHYNVGVALEENGDSYEAVDHFEAYYKLAVDHKEWITADDVTFHTDACFNLWRIYTAIGQILERQEELEKALDFLSKALKMSKESNDKTLEGQASYTLGLTHEKCGDGKSALVHLNNFLDICNQSGNSEGIGKACDAISKAYASQGKLEESIEYLRKFVEVTEQSGEEIAYSRACHNLGNILNSLGRYDEATDYFSKAYNISRTLSDKEAISTNRVQFGIAMAHRMLGGFNGHVVLEHRPALERMIEWKSARTDDFEKPFPEPKEEPPKAPTPAPSAPVEEAESAPEEKENTMTEDTTTVDS encoded by the exons ATGGCGGCCACTCTGCCGCCGATCAACGGGTCTGCAGGGAGCAGAAAGGGGCAGAATGTACAACACCAACACTTTGTTCCTGCCCCACCTAAAGGCCCACCAAGTGGGAAAAAACTTAAACCTCTACGTAAAGTTCCTGGTTCACCTACAGACAGAGATTTATTTGTTAAACATGATATACTCCGACAACAACAGCCAGACCTGTCAAAAAGGCAAACAGCCAG TTACAGGAATTCATACAAGCATAATTTGTGTTTGGATATGCTTCAAGAAGGCTACCATAAGTCATTTAGTGAACTTTTTgcattaattaaaaaacaagagGAAGAACGCCTTGAAAGAGGCCCAGAATCCATTATGTGGTCAATGGCTATGTTAAAAGATCAACATTCAAAATTGGATATGTTAAAAACACATCTAACGAAAGCGGAAGATGCACACAGGAAAG GTGACTTCGCGGAAGTTTACAGAAACAGATATGAATTAGCCCGCTACTTCCAATCAATGAGGGATGATAAATGGCTGGCAGATCATTTCTTcacaacatgtttacaaacgaGTATGGAAGTCAAAGGTGACAGTGGGAAAATGCAAGCACAAGGTCACTACAATGTGGGAGTGGCACTAGAAGAAAATG GTGACAGTTACGAGGCAGTGGATCATTTCGAAGCGTACTATAAATTAGCTGTGGACCACAAAGAGTGGATTACAGCTGATGACGTTACGTTCCACACGGACGCTTGTTTCAATCTATGGAGAATATACACTGCCATTGGTCAGATCCTCGAACGCCAGGAAGAGTTAGAGAAGGCTTTGGATTTTCTTTCCAAGGCTCTCAAGATGTCCAAAGAAA GTAATGACAAGACATTAGAAGGCCAAGCATCCTACACATTGGGGCTGACACATGAGAAATGTGGAGATGGAAAATCAGCACTTGTG CACCTGAACAATTTCCTCGACATATGCAATCAGTCCGGTAACAGCGAGGGAATAGGAAAGGCATGCGATGCTATCTCAAAGGCGTACGCAAG tCAGGGTAAACTAGAGGAGAGTATTGAATACCTAAGGAAGTTTGTGGAGGTGACAGAACAAAGCGGGGAGGAGATTGCCTACAGTCGGGCTTGTCATAACCTCGGAAATATCCTTAACTCACTG gGGCGCTATGACGAAGCTACAGATTATTTCAGCAAAGCTTACAATATCTCCCGTACATTGTCTGACAAAGAAGCCATCAGCACCAACCGTGTCCAGTTTGGTATCGCCATGGCCCATCGGATGTTGGGTGGTTTTAATGGTCACGTGGTACTGGAACACAGACCAGCCCTAGAGCGAATGATTGAATGGAAAAGTGCGAGAACGGATGACTTTGAAAAACCTTTCCCCGAACCAA AAGAAGAGCCCCCAAAGGCTCCCACTCCAGCCCCTTCTGCACCTGTAGAGGAGGCCGAGTCAGCACCGGAAGAGAAAGAAAATACCATGACCGAGGATACAACCACTGTTGACAGTTGA
- the LOC138328526 gene encoding uncharacterized protein: MEMLMNIVLFFSSAFNLCDSGDVSMFFHSKVSTSGNLESSTNNGLIATFTDIVSHTWCGGICVSRGTCLSFITDNTTGTCQIFDRMLWRQESPTPQPGAINFEKTFFTCPSNYIYYLSYCIKMYNTPASWMAAHEQCQKDGGLLFHTSTLDRHNYYKSIMNTGNVYHIGGYEQSGTWIWTTGALISDDYINMVASMSPGLCLTVDASGTWQWDAVDCNSALHEYLCEISVFSP, translated from the exons ATGGAGATGTTGATGAATATTGTACTCTTCTTTAGCAGTGCATTTAACTTGTGTGATTCTGGAGATGTGTCTATGTTTTTCCACTCCAAAGTTTCCACGTCCGGAAATTTAGAAAGTTCCACAAACAATGGTTTGATTGCGACATTTACTGATATAGTATCACACACATGGTGTGGAGGTATCTGTGTCAGCAGGGGAACATGTTTGTCTTTTATTACTGACAACACGACAGGCACATGTCAAATATTTGACCGCATGTTATGGCGACAGGAGTCTCCCACCCCTCAGCCAGGAGCAATAAACTTCGAGAAAACATTTT TTACGTGTCCCAGTAACTACATATATTACCTTAGCTATTGTATAAAGATGTACAATACCCCAGCTAGCTGGATGGCGGCTCATGAACAGTGTCAGAAAGATGGCGGTCTTCTCTTCCACACCTCGACATTGGACAGACACAACTACTACAAGTCAATAATGA ATACCGGTAATGTTTACCACATCGGCGGTTACGAACAATCAGGGACATGGATTTGGACAACAGGTGCTCTTATATCCGACGATTACATCAATATGGTAGCGTCCATGAGTCCGGGTCTGTGTTTGACGGTCGACGCGTCCGGGACGTGGCAATGGGACGCTGTGGATTGTAATAGTGCCTTACACGAGTACCTATGTGAGATCAGTGTGTTCTCTCCATAG
- the LOC138326953 gene encoding asialoglycoprotein receptor 2-like, translating to MPKMLPCAILQPKTRGMVLSWIITLYWIVLVGKTNAVSLQNFFTLNSQVTQEIEGSSTNSGLLADHTTRSKLECSIRCFTTPGCWGFIVSGTTPTINCQIFDRILRKLHTPQPTSSALYYRKDIASCPSSFYDYNGMCFKEYSTPMTWIQAMTSCQQEGGFLFNVSTADRQTFVQGAFDINYDYHLGGFLENGNWIWPDGSLMSGGYTNWGSSPTTGGCLKVQTGGAFLWSDIDCNVDLLRSVCEITVTNN from the exons ATGCCAAAGATGTTACCATGTGCAATTTTACAACCCAAGACAAGAGGAATGGTATTATCATGGATCATTACTTTATACTGGATAGTTTTGGTTGGGAAAACAAATGCAGTGAGTTTGCAAAACTTCTTCACGTTAAACAGCCAGGTGACCCAAGAAATTGAAGGTTCCAGTACTAATTCTGGCCTCTTGGCAGACCATACAACCAGATCCAAGCTTGAATGCAGTATCAGGTGCTTCACCACTCCTGGGTGCTGGGGATTTATTGTGAGTGGTACAACGCCCACCATCAACTGCCAGATTTTCGACAGAATTCTGAGGAAACTCCACACACCACAACCAACTAGTTCTGCACTCTACTACCGCAAGGACATTG CATCCTGTCCCTCTAGTTTTTATGACTACAACGGGATGTGCTTCAAAGAATACTCAACACCTATGACGTGGATACAGGCGATGACGTCATGCCAACAGGAAGGAGGATTCCTCTTCAATGTTTCCACCGCAGATAGACAAACATTTGTGCAAGGTGCATTTG ATATAAACTATGATTATCATCTTGGGGGATTCCTTGAAAACGGAAATTGGATATGGCCTGATGGATCTTTAATGTCAGGCGGATACACAAATTGGGGGTCGTCTCCAACGACAGGGGGCTGTCTCAAAGTACAAACTGGTGGAGCCTTCCTTTGGTCTGATATAGACTGTAATGTAGATCTCTTAAGATCTGTATGTGAAATAACAGTAACCAATAACTAA